ATCTGCTATAGCTGTACTCACTAAGATCGGGACAGACTGAATGGCTCAACGGATGAGACTCACTCAGCACTTTATCGATGGCGTTCTCTATTGCGACTGCGACATTTCTAACTGAGCAATCGGGTTTTGAATGATGCGGCGTTCCTGATTTTTACCCGTACGCTTGAGCGCCCATTCTTCCATTGTGCGATAGAGTCCTTGGGGCAGCAACCACAGTAAATAGGCTGCACCCGCCGTGAGAATCGTTCGCCGGGGTTCATCAATCAGAATGCGCCAAGAGGTTGCGATCGCCTGATGAAAATACTTAACCGCTTGTCCCCCATCCCGGAGGCGCACTGCTCGGCGTGCCAAAAAGCGCAACTGATACGCCAAAGCCGGTTTCGCGTATTGCTCTGTCACCTCTGGTGCGTAAGCGCGGGTTTTTTCAATCACACGCAGCATTGACTCCAACTGGCTATCTAACTTAGTCGAGCCACCCATTCCATGAATGCGATATTGGGTAAGCGCCTCTGGAATGCCTTCAAAAGCCCACTCAGTTTTAATCGACATTCGCAGCCAACATTCCACATCTTCAATGTGGCGCAAGCTCGGATCGAAATAGCAAGCCACCCCACCTTCTTCCCAATTTTCTTGATATTTGATTTCCTCAAATACCTCTTTGCGGATGACAGGCGTTGAGCCATTCCCAACCGGGTTGCGGCAGAAAATCAAACCGGGCGTAATATCTTCGGTCTTAGAAATCTGATAAATGCCTAAAGACTTACCCTGCTCGTCAATAAACACCGAATAACTGTAACTCACTCCAACATTGGGAGAAGAATCTAAATGCTTAACGTGCTTGGCTAATTTTTCAGGAACCCAAATATCATCCCCATCCAAAAGCGCAATATAGTCTCCGGTTGCTTGACGAATTCCGGCATTGCGAGCGGCTGAAATTCCCTGATTTTTCTGATGGATAATTTTGATGCGCGGATCGTTCAACTGCTGACAGATCTCAACACTGCGATCGGGCGACTCATCATCAACAATCAGAATTTCAAACTCTTGATAAGTTTGATTCAAAACCGACTGCACGGTTTGCAGAATGTATTTCTCAACCCCATAAACGGGAATAATAACAGAGACTTTTTTCATCGGTAAATGGGAGACTTTATAAGGAGCTGAATGTCAATTCTCAAGCCGTTGGGTGGGAATCCTCTAGGGAAAATTTCTGGCCCTTCACTTGACACACATTTAATGCCCATTAGCTTAACTGGAAGACTTCCAGCTTTTCCTACTCCCAAAGTCCGATTTTTTTAAAATGCTTGTTGGGTTCGATCCTTTAGGATGCGTTGCTGTTGGGTTTTTCCAGTTAATTTGGCTCCTAGGGACTCAACTTGAGAGTAAAGCGGCTTAGGTAAGAGCCAGAGCAGGTAGGCGGCGATTAGGGTTAGGATGGTGCGTCGCGGTTCTTCCGGTAGAATGGGCCAGTAAGCTGCTAAAGCGCGATGCATGAGCGCTACCGCTTGGGAACCATCTTTCAAGCGTACCGCACTTCGAGCTAAGTATCTATACTGATAAGATTTTGCTAACTTTTCCCAACGCTCGATAACTTCTGGCGCATAGGATCGGGTTTTATCTAGAACCTGTTCCCATGACTCTAGCTGCTTCAGTAAATTTGCGGAAAGTCCGCCAGAATTCACTCGGTACAGCGTCAGGGCTTCCGGAAGGCCTTCAATTTTCCATTGGGTTTGCAGAACAATCCGCAACCAGCACTCCGTATCCTCCGAACGGCGGAAGCGATCGTCAAAATAAAAGTCTTCAACGCTGCCGTGCAGGTTATCCTGAAACTTAATATCCTCAAGGGTTGCGCGACGAATGACAGGCGTTGAACCATTACCCAGCGGACTGCCCCGCAAGAGATCGACAACCGTAATATCACGGAGTTTGGGCATTAAGTAGGTACCAAGAGACTCGCCATATTCGTCAATAAAAGCCGAACGACAAAAACTGACACCCACCTCCGGAGACTGTTCGAGATGAGCGATTTGTTTTTCTAATTTATCGGCTAGCCACAAGTCGTCCCCATCTAAGAAGGCGAGATACTCTCCCTGAGCGTGGCGAATCCCTGTGTTTCTGGCTCCCGCAAGTCCCCGGTTCGCTTGGCTGACAATTTTGATGCGCGGATCGTTAAACTGCTGGCAAATTTCCAAGCTGCGATCGCGAGAGCCATCATCGACAATAATTAGCTCAAAATCCGAGTAGGTTTGATTGAGAACCGATTGAACGGCGGCGGCGATATATTTCTCAACGCCATAAACCGGGATAATCGCGGAAACAGTTGGGTTAGTCATGGTAGTAGTGTCAATAGAGAAAAGATTAATCTTGAGCCGTGACAACCGCACGCTTATGAAAAACGTGATAGCTAGCCCAGAAGGTATACAGCGGCAAGCAAATGGTGTGAACGAGGAAAACTGCGATCGCAACGCCTAACGCCTGCCAACTCACCCCCACTAACAGCGCTGCGGTAAAAGTAAGGGTAAAAATGACATTCCACCGTAAATCAATATGCGGCTTATCCACTGCAATTAAAAGCTGAGAAGCCGCATCTGCAAACGGTCTAGGAATCGCAGACAAACACACAAAGATTAAAATGGGAATCGCGGGAACCCACTTCTCACCAAACACAATCGGCACGTAGAAGGGCGCTAAACTAGACTGAAGCAGCACCAAAGGGATAATCGCCACTGCAATTCCTTTAAGGCTCTTAAAGTAGCGATGTCTAAACCGCTCCCATTCAGCCCGTACTGCACACAAGTGGGGCAGCAACGCGGAATTGAGAGCCATAATAATACTCAAACTAATCCCCAACCCCGCATTAAACGCAAAGTAATACAACCCCAACTGCTCAATGCTGATGAAGCGCCCCACAATTAAGTAATCGAGGTTATTTCTCAGGGTTTTCAGCATTTCCACCCCCAAGATATTGCGCCCAAAGTTAAACAACTCATCCCAGTGTTTAGTCGTAAATCCGGAAGTGGGTTGCCAGCTATGATTGGAGCAGTAAATATAAACCCAAATGGGCGCAACCAAAACTCCAGGTAGCACAATTGCCCACATCCCAAACCCGAAAAATGCCAGAACTCCCGATAGAATATTACTGATTGAGTGTTGAATGGTATTGTTAAGAGCAGTGACTTCTAAACGGTTCTCTCGATGAATCAGGGCAAACTGAACCGAAGAAAGCGGCAAAATTAAATAAATCAGTCCAGAGGCACAAATGGGCAAAATCAAGCTGTTATCTCTGTAAATCCATGCTACGGGGAATGCTGCCAAGCATTGGACTACAAATACTCCCACAAAAATCAACCAATTGAGCCAATAGGCTGAGTTACAAAGTTCCTCTAGGTTTTCTGGATCGGCCTGAATAATTTTGAGTCCAATCCCCACGCGAGTAAACACCTGAGTAAACTCGCGAACCGTTAATACAATCGCGGCTAGTCCATAATCATATTCCGTTAAAAACCTCGCTAAGATAACCGTTGCACCCAGGCGAATGACGCGATTAATGAATTCAGATCCACCCAACCAGCCAACATTTTGAACAAACTTGCTTTGGAATTTGTTCTTAACTTTACCAATCAGTGCTTGTACGAAGTTCATGTATTTTGCATTTCAAAATTTTAGACAGGATTTTCCTGCTCGCTCACTGAGGAAATTGCTCAAGTCAGACGCTTTAATACAGAGATTGGCAGAATCTAGTCTTGGCTAGCTGCGGGTATCGCCTGAGTCGAAGAATCGGGAAAGAGTTTCTTGAGAAACTGAGAAAACTGGACTGCCAATTGATAAGGCAGCAAGCGCAGTAGCAAAACTTTGAACAGCAGTCGTTGAGTTTTGCGTTCTAATAGGAATTGTGGATACAACTGTAAGGCTTTTTGTAACTTTTGACTAGCTTGCTTTACGCCTTCTTCATTAGAAACATGGGCAATACAAAGTTGCGATAAAAAACGATAGGTATGCGCTAAACTGCGATTCTTGAGGGGTTGTAGTTCTGCGGGTGCAGCCGCAAATGCTGTTTCTGTAACCTTAAGAATATAAGTTTCCATCACATCCACTTTAGAAGTCATGGATTGGGAGGAACGGCGATAGAGAATTTGATACTGAGGCACTAACGCAAACGGACATACCGCTGCAAGCCGAATATAATAATCCCAATCCTCAGCCGATTTCAACGTCGGATCGAATTTTCCTGCCGCTTCAATATATTGGCGACGAACTAAGATATTTGAGCCGCTAGAAATAAAGTTACATAAGAGTAAATCGGGATAAACATTCCCCTGAAAGTAAAGGGGTTCCCAGGCGTATAAAAAATCGCTATTTTCATCAATAAATGCCGTCCAGCTATAGGCTACTCCGGCTTCAGGATTGGCTTGTAAGGCTTCCACTTGCGTTTCTAGTTTATCGGGCGTCCATAAATCATCAGCATCAATAAAGCTTAGATATTCCCCAGTTGCGCGCTCAATTCCTCGATTTCTAGCAACGGGCAATCCCCCATTTTCATAAGAAAAAACCTTTAAGCGCGGGTCGTCAATTTTACTTAAAATTTCCAGTGTATTGTCTTTGGAACCATCATTGATAACAATAATTTCCAGGTCTTGTAAGGTTTGCTTTTGAATTGAATCAATGGTTTCTAAAATCGTTTTCTGGGCGTTATAAGCTGGAATAATGACAGAAACAAGGGGCATAATGCGTTAACCTCTAGTTAGGATTGATACATCGCTATTTAACTTAACTCGACGCGAGTTAACTCCTTCGGCGTTTTGTCTGTTTCTAAGGGGGGCAACTCTTCATTTAAGGTAATACCAATGATGACCAAAGCCGGCCAGGTAATATAAGCCAGCGCCTCTAAATTTTCTCCAAAGGAGTACGCAAAATAAACTAAGAGTAAGCTTAAAGAAACGCGAGCGGTATGGCTGCTTTGGGCGCGGATAAAAACTTCAATAAAAGTCCACATCATGGCACAAGCAAAGGCAATAAAACCGACAATTCCATGTAAAAATAGCAGACCGAACCAATGATGGTGGGAACCAATCGGCATCTGTTCGACGACGCGAGGGCCTCTGGGATCGATAATGCCTCTCCCCCAAATTGGGGCTTCTGTTCGCCACCGATAGAGTGTAATATTGGCTAAATCTGCTCTAACCTGGGAAGAGGCCGCTCGCTGACCGTCAAAGTCTCTTCTAAAGTCTTCTAAGAAAATAATCAGGCGCGGCCCAAATAAACCTGCAACGAAACTTGCAGCACCAGCACCACCGAGTACCAGAGGCTGAGAAACTCTGGATAAAAACCAACTGGCAATGGGAACAACAACTAAACAGATATTGGAGAGTCGCGACGCCGAAACCCAGGCCATTGCTGCTGCACCTACTGCCCCCAGGAAGCGCCATTTTTTACTAGGGTCTGCCCAAGCCAGAAAAAAGTATAAACTGCCAATTAACCCTAATGCAGGGGCCCAAGGTGCAAATAAATACAGCCGATCGGTACTCCAAGGATAGAGGAAGACTTTGTAAAAAATATCGGCCCCTCCAACTCTGGCTAAGGGTGAGGTGTAGAGGTCTCCAGGAATCCCGGCGGCTTCAGCAACAAAAGCCACCAGAATAAAAAAGATGCTTTGCACGCAGAGGATGGAGATGGCTCGATAAACAAGTTGAGGGCGGATTTTGAGACAGCCAATCAGGGGAAACAGGGCAAATAAGACCCAGGTTCGACCATATAAGTTAATGGTGGTTTTGATAATTCGCCCCAATCCCATATGGAAGTCTAGGTGACTGCCAATGATGGTGATTTCAATAACTAAAATGGCAATAATCCAAACCCAGACGCCTAGCGGAATTTGAATGCGTTCTGATTCTGGTGTTTCTTCAGTTTGGTTCCAAATTTTGTAGATTGCATAAAATCCTAAGCCCCAAGCTACCATTGAGGCTAAAATATGCTGGGCCCCTATAAAGTAAAGGACATAGGTGCCAATAATGTAGTACCAGACGACTTTTTCTTCTAAGTTCTGAGGTTTCATTGGGGTTTTAGCCAGCCCACTTA
The genomic region above belongs to Desertifilum tharense IPPAS B-1220 and contains:
- a CDS encoding glycosyltransferase family 2 protein, whose product is MKKVSVIIPVYGVEKYILQTVQSVLNQTYQEFEILIVDDESPDRSVEICQQLNDPRIKIIHQKNQGISAARNAGIRQATGDYIALLDGDDIWVPEKLAKHVKHLDSSPNVGVSYSYSVFIDEQGKSLGIYQISKTEDITPGLIFCRNPVGNGSTPVIRKEVFEEIKYQENWEEGGVACYFDPSLRHIEDVECWLRMSIKTEWAFEGIPEALTQYRIHGMGGSTKLDSQLESMLRVIEKTRAYAPEVTEQYAKPALAYQLRFLARRAVRLRDGGQAVKYFHQAIATSWRILIDEPRRTILTAGAAYLLWLLPQGLYRTMEEWALKRTGKNQERRIIQNPIAQLEMSQSQ
- a CDS encoding glycosyltransferase; the protein is MTNPTVSAIIPVYGVEKYIAAAVQSVLNQTYSDFELIIVDDGSRDRSLEICQQFNDPRIKIVSQANRGLAGARNTGIRHAQGEYLAFLDGDDLWLADKLEKQIAHLEQSPEVGVSFCRSAFIDEYGESLGTYLMPKLRDITVVDLLRGSPLGNGSTPVIRRATLEDIKFQDNLHGSVEDFYFDDRFRRSEDTECWLRIVLQTQWKIEGLPEALTLYRVNSGGLSANLLKQLESWEQVLDKTRSYAPEVIERWEKLAKSYQYRYLARSAVRLKDGSQAVALMHRALAAYWPILPEEPRRTILTLIAAYLLWLLPKPLYSQVESLGAKLTGKTQQQRILKDRTQQAF
- a CDS encoding lipopolysaccharide biosynthesis protein, which codes for MNFVQALIGKVKNKFQSKFVQNVGWLGGSEFINRVIRLGATVILARFLTEYDYGLAAIVLTVREFTQVFTRVGIGLKIIQADPENLEELCNSAYWLNWLIFVGVFVVQCLAAFPVAWIYRDNSLILPICASGLIYLILPLSSVQFALIHRENRLEVTALNNTIQHSISNILSGVLAFFGFGMWAIVLPGVLVAPIWVYIYCSNHSWQPTSGFTTKHWDELFNFGRNILGVEMLKTLRNNLDYLIVGRFISIEQLGLYYFAFNAGLGISLSIIMALNSALLPHLCAVRAEWERFRHRYFKSLKGIAVAIIPLVLLQSSLAPFYVPIVFGEKWVPAIPILIFVCLSAIPRPFADAASQLLIAVDKPHIDLRWNVIFTLTFTAALLVGVSWQALGVAIAVFLVHTICLPLYTFWASYHVFHKRAVVTAQD
- a CDS encoding glycosyltransferase; translated protein: MPLVSVIIPAYNAQKTILETIDSIQKQTLQDLEIIVINDGSKDNTLEILSKIDDPRLKVFSYENGGLPVARNRGIERATGEYLSFIDADDLWTPDKLETQVEALQANPEAGVAYSWTAFIDENSDFLYAWEPLYFQGNVYPDLLLCNFISSGSNILVRRQYIEAAGKFDPTLKSAEDWDYYIRLAAVCPFALVPQYQILYRRSSQSMTSKVDVMETYILKVTETAFAAAPAELQPLKNRSLAHTYRFLSQLCIAHVSNEEGVKQASQKLQKALQLYPQFLLERKTQRLLFKVLLLRLLPYQLAVQFSQFLKKLFPDSSTQAIPAASQD
- a CDS encoding O-antigen ligase — its product is MKPQNLEEKVVWYYIIGTYVLYFIGAQHILASMVAWGLGFYAIYKIWNQTEETPESERIQIPLGVWVWIIAILVIEITIIGSHLDFHMGLGRIIKTTINLYGRTWVLFALFPLIGCLKIRPQLVYRAISILCVQSIFFILVAFVAEAAGIPGDLYTSPLARVGGADIFYKVFLYPWSTDRLYLFAPWAPALGLIGSLYFFLAWADPSKKWRFLGAVGAAAMAWVSASRLSNICLVVVPIASWFLSRVSQPLVLGGAGAASFVAGLFGPRLIIFLEDFRRDFDGQRAASSQVRADLANITLYRWRTEAPIWGRGIIDPRGPRVVEQMPIGSHHHWFGLLFLHGIVGFIAFACAMMWTFIEVFIRAQSSHTARVSLSLLLVYFAYSFGENLEALAYITWPALVIIGITLNEELPPLETDKTPKELTRVELS